From Streptomyces sp. NBC_00775, one genomic window encodes:
- a CDS encoding DUF4184 family protein, which produces MPFTLSHAAAVLPAVRGDGSGRGRLVPAVLVAGSFAPDMTYYAASVLPGAMEFGTFTHSFTGVFTFDVLVAWTLVGAWLVLREPLVALLSPARQGRPARLLRCGAARRRPSPSTALWWYVSAALGALTHVVWDAFTHHDRWGVRLIPALGRDAGGEPLFWYAQYGSSAVAAVVIVTFVVIALRRTPSGEPVGVPALSASDRWLAGAVLGCCALVAAVQRASRWWAYWGSSAKPWELIPALCFGGGAGLVLGLGLYAVGVRVWRPAPARPSPAAARTEPSRPTSR; this is translated from the coding sequence TTGCCCTTCACCCTCAGCCATGCGGCGGCCGTGCTGCCCGCCGTGCGCGGTGACGGAAGCGGGCGCGGACGGCTGGTTCCCGCCGTCCTCGTGGCCGGTTCGTTCGCTCCCGACATGACCTACTACGCGGCGAGCGTGCTGCCCGGGGCGATGGAGTTCGGCACCTTCACGCACTCGTTCACGGGTGTCTTCACGTTCGACGTGCTCGTCGCGTGGACGCTCGTGGGCGCCTGGCTGGTGCTGCGCGAGCCACTGGTGGCGCTGCTGTCGCCGGCCCGGCAGGGGCGCCCCGCGCGGCTGCTGCGCTGCGGGGCGGCACGTCGACGCCCCAGTCCGTCGACGGCGTTGTGGTGGTACGTCTCCGCGGCGCTCGGCGCGCTGACGCATGTCGTGTGGGACGCGTTCACGCACCACGACCGGTGGGGGGTACGGCTGATCCCGGCGCTGGGCCGGGACGCCGGGGGAGAACCGCTGTTCTGGTACGCGCAGTACGGCAGTTCGGCGGTGGCGGCCGTCGTCATCGTGACCTTCGTGGTGATCGCGCTGCGCCGCACCCCCTCCGGCGAACCGGTGGGGGTGCCGGCGCTGTCCGCTTCCGACCGGTGGCTGGCGGGTGCCGTTCTCGGGTGCTGCGCGCTGGTGGCCGCGGTGCAGCGGGCTTCGCGCTGGTGGGCCTACTGGGGCTCCAGCGCGAAGCCCTGGGAGTTGATCCCGGCGTTGTGTTTCGGCGGGGGTGCGGGCCTGGTGCTCGGCCTCGGGCTGTACGCCGTGGGCGTCAGGGTGTGGCGTCCGGCTCCGGCTCGTCCCAGCCCGGCAGCAGCTCGTACGGAGCCGAGCCGTCCGACTTCTCGCTGA
- a CDS encoding serine hydrolase, which translates to MGIRMLHCRTAIATAVVVAATAVVSALLAPIPAVAAEASTAQVPAACRSTSDPDLAARMSRDIRAALSSRQGTVSVAVHDDDTGLTCDLASERQYDSASVAKVTIMEGTLRRAEELGRKLTDWELANIRPMITKSDNTSALRLWNDLGHAYLNRLLARVGTTGTLLGPDGYWGLTQITAADQMRLLDVLTNARSFLKTRAYGLKLMSEVRSDQRWGVPSGMPSGLTAHVKNGWLPRATHGWRVHSVGAFTGTNRTYRIVVLSHDNPTMAYGVRTIERIAQAVHRGLNQGRGRIQSPTPEGAISEKSDGSAPYELLPGWDEPEPDATP; encoded by the coding sequence ATGGGTATACGCATGCTCCACTGCCGCACGGCCATAGCCACGGCCGTCGTCGTCGCGGCCACAGCTGTCGTCTCGGCGCTGCTCGCGCCGATACCCGCGGTCGCCGCGGAAGCCAGCACCGCGCAGGTGCCCGCGGCCTGCCGCTCCACCAGTGACCCCGACCTCGCCGCCCGGATGTCCCGCGACATCCGGGCGGCGCTGTCGTCACGCCAGGGCACCGTCTCCGTGGCGGTGCACGATGACGACACCGGCCTGACCTGCGACCTCGCGAGCGAACGGCAGTACGACTCGGCAAGCGTCGCCAAGGTCACGATCATGGAGGGCACTCTGCGCCGGGCGGAGGAGCTCGGCCGCAAACTCACCGACTGGGAACTGGCCAACATCCGCCCCATGATCACCAAGTCGGACAACACCTCCGCCCTGCGCCTGTGGAACGACCTCGGCCACGCCTACCTGAACCGCCTCCTGGCCCGTGTCGGGACGACGGGCACCCTCCTCGGCCCGGACGGCTACTGGGGCCTGACCCAGATCACGGCCGCCGACCAGATGCGGCTGCTGGACGTCCTCACCAACGCCCGCTCGTTCCTGAAGACCCGCGCCTACGGCCTGAAGCTGATGAGCGAGGTCCGCAGCGACCAGCGCTGGGGCGTGCCCTCCGGCATGCCCAGCGGCCTCACGGCCCATGTGAAGAACGGCTGGCTGCCCCGGGCTACGCACGGCTGGCGCGTGCACAGCGTCGGCGCGTTCACGGGTACCAACCGCACCTACCGCATCGTCGTCCTGTCGCACGACAACCCGACGATGGCGTACGGCGTCCGCACCATCGAGCGCATCGCGCAGGCCGTGCACCGCGGCCTCAACCAGGGCCGCGGCCGGATCCAGAGCCCCACCCCGGAGGGCGCGATCAGCGAGAAGTCGGACGGCTCGGCTCCGTACGAGCTGCTGCCGGGCTGGGACGAGCCGGAGCCGGACGCCACACCCTGA